Proteins from a single region of Chloroflexota bacterium:
- the rsfS gene encoding ribosome silencing factor: protein MPLEVLDLAKRIAEAAADKQASDVVLLDTRKVCSFADYFVICSGESERQIEAIGEAVAKVLAEEAVSLYHREGNANSGWVLLDLGDIIVHIFSQFEREYYQLEKLWSKASVVVKIM from the coding sequence GTGCCTTTAGAGGTGCTGGACTTGGCCAAACGCATCGCAGAGGCGGCTGCGGACAAGCAGGCCTCCGATGTAGTTTTGCTGGACACGAGAAAGGTCTGCTCTTTTGCAGACTATTTTGTCATTTGTAGCGGCGAAAGTGAACGACAGATCGAGGCTATTGGTGAGGCTGTGGCCAAGGTGCTGGCGGAAGAGGCCGTCTCCCTGTATCACCGCGAGGGGAATGCTAATTCAGGATGGGTTCTGCTGGACCTGGGTGACATTATTGTCCACATCTTCTCCCAATTCGAGAGGGAATACTACCAGCTCGAGAAGCTGTGGAGCAAAGCCTCCGTGGTAGTCAAAATTATGTAG
- a CDS encoding nicotinate phosphoribosyltransferase yields the protein MEKVLGAKLTRISAPRVTDPRFEAAPAVLSGDTADIYFLRTVEILKREGINPVATMEVFPSRAGILCGMHEVHALLEEVLPPGNREVWSLSEGDSFERKEVVLRITAPYQSYGAYETAYLGMLSHGSGWATAARECVEAAQGIPIISFGVRHLHPTVAGILDYAAVVGGCVGCSSVAGAKLAGVPPTGTIPHALIIVMGDTVTATLAFDRHMPPEVPRIALVDTFRDEPEESIIVAQAMQGRLQGVRLDTPTERGRVTADLVKETRARLDLAGFRDVKIVVSGGFDPERIRYFVENRAPVDTFGVGSYISGARPIDFTADLHQVEGRPVAKRGRIPGITPNPRLKRVM from the coding sequence ATGGAGAAGGTGCTGGGAGCCAAGCTAACCAGAATCTCCGCCCCCAGGGTAACTGACCCTCGGTTTGAAGCTGCCCCGGCCGTCTTGTCTGGCGACACCGCCGATATCTACTTCCTCCGCACGGTGGAAATCTTGAAACGCGAAGGAATCAATCCGGTGGCCACCATGGAGGTCTTCCCCAGCCGGGCGGGAATCCTCTGCGGCATGCACGAAGTCCATGCCTTGCTGGAGGAGGTCTTGCCGCCGGGTAACCGGGAGGTCTGGTCCCTTTCTGAAGGCGACTCCTTCGAAAGGAAGGAGGTCGTGCTCCGCATTACCGCCCCCTACCAGAGCTACGGAGCTTACGAGACTGCTTACCTGGGTATGCTCTCCCACGGTAGCGGCTGGGCCACAGCAGCGCGGGAATGCGTGGAAGCAGCTCAGGGAATCCCTATCATCAGCTTCGGCGTCCGTCATCTGCACCCCACGGTAGCCGGTATTCTGGACTATGCCGCTGTCGTCGGCGGCTGTGTCGGTTGCTCCAGCGTTGCCGGGGCCAAGCTCGCCGGCGTCCCCCCCACCGGCACCATCCCCCACGCCCTGATCATCGTCATGGGCGATACTGTTACCGCCACCCTGGCCTTTGACAGGCACATGCCCCCAGAGGTGCCCCGTATCGCCCTGGTGGATACCTTCAGAGATGAACCTGAGGAGAGCATCATTGTGGCTCAGGCGATGCAGGGTCGCCTCCAGGGTGTGAGGCTGGATACCCCAACTGAGCGGGGTCGGGTCACCGCCGACCTGGTGAAAGAGACCAGGGCCAGGCTTGACCTGGCGGGCTTCAGAGATGTCAAGATCGTTGTCAGCGGCGGCTTCGACCCCGAGCGCATAAGGTATTTCGTCGAAAACCGTGCCCCAGTTGACACCTTTGGGGTGGGAAGCTATATTAGTGGCGCAAGGCCCATTGATTTCACCGCCGACCTGCACCAGGTAGAAGGCAGGCCGGTGGCCAAGCGGGGTAGAATCCCGGGGATCACCCCTAACCCGCGGCTGAAACGGGTCATGTGA
- a CDS encoding cysteine synthase family protein, which translates to MIRQKKKFSLLSAIGNTPLVELRNLNGNPRVSILAKLEGSNPGGSVKDRPACYMLNKAEESGELTREKIVVEPTSGNMGIALAMIGAAKGYRVKLFMPECVSVERQRVLAALGAEVVLTPAKEGTDGAITRAHELVNQEPERYYMPNQFDNWSNVLAHYETTGPEILSQAAGEIDVFVAGMGTTGTLMGVGRYLKEKKPGVKIVGAEPTEGHTIQGLKNMNEAIVPGIYYPAVLDEKIIVEDDEAFETTRLLAVREGLFVGMSSGAAVAAALRVAKDMNHGTVVVILPDRGDRYLSTTLFRSICARCPP; encoded by the coding sequence ATGATTAGGCAAAAGAAGAAGTTTAGCTTGCTGTCTGCCATTGGCAATACCCCGCTGGTGGAGTTGAGGAATCTAAACGGGAACCCGAGGGTAAGTATCCTGGCAAAGCTCGAAGGGAGCAACCCCGGCGGTTCCGTCAAAGACCGCCCAGCCTGCTACATGCTAAACAAAGCAGAAGAGTCCGGGGAGCTTACCAGAGAGAAAATAGTGGTTGAGCCGACGTCGGGAAATATGGGGATTGCCCTGGCTATGATAGGGGCGGCCAAAGGTTATCGGGTTAAGCTCTTCATGCCAGAGTGCGTTAGCGTAGAGAGACAGCGTGTCCTGGCGGCCCTGGGTGCTGAGGTAGTGCTCACTCCCGCAAAGGAAGGCACCGACGGTGCTATTACGCGAGCCCATGAACTGGTGAATCAAGAGCCAGAAAGGTACTACATGCCCAACCAGTTCGATAACTGGAGCAATGTTCTGGCACATTACGAGACTACCGGGCCTGAGATCCTTTCTCAGGCCGCAGGAGAAATCGATGTCTTCGTGGCTGGCATGGGGACTACAGGGACATTGATGGGGGTCGGCAGATACTTGAAAGAGAAGAAACCGGGGGTGAAGATCGTTGGGGCCGAACCCACAGAAGGGCACACCATCCAGGGATTGAAAAACATGAACGAAGCCATAGTCCCTGGGATATACTATCCCGCAGTATTAGATGAGAAAATCATCGTTGAGGATGATGAGGCCTTTGAAACCACCAGGCTGCTGGCCGTGCGAGAAGGCCTCTTTGTGGGGATGTCCAGCGGGGCGGCCGTAGCCGCAGCCTTGCGTGTCGCGAAGGACATGAACCATGGCACGGTTGTGGTCATATTACCCGATCGTGGAGACCGCTACCTGAGCACCACGTTGTTCCGATCCATCTGCGCCAGATGCCCGCCCTAA
- a CDS encoding RNA-binding protein, whose translation MQGSKLYVGNLSYSATEGQLRELFSSYGEVKEVRVIPGRDFGFVEMSDSAQAEKAKVALDGSEFQGRALKVSEARPPRTQQRGGPGGGRGGYGGGRGGGGYGGSRGGRGGGGRRY comes from the coding sequence ATGCAAGGTAGCAAATTGTATGTTGGAAATCTTTCTTATTCCGCAACCGAGGGGCAGCTTCGAGAATTGTTTTCCAGTTATGGGGAAGTCAAGGAAGTCAGGGTGATTCCAGGCAGAGACTTCGGCTTCGTTGAGATGTCCGACTCAGCACAAGCTGAGAAAGCAAAGGTGGCGCTGGACGGGTCCGAGTTTCAAGGGCGTGCCCTGAAGGTGTCCGAAGCCCGCCCCCCTCGCACCCAGCAGAGAGGCGGTCCTGGCGGTGGCAGAGGGGGCTACGGCGGTGGCAGAGGGGGAGGGGGTTATGGCGGTTCGCGTGGTGGCAGAGGGGGAGGGGGTCGAAGATACTAG
- a CDS encoding glucose 1-dehydrogenase translates to MTTQTIARLFDLTGKGAVVTGGAMGIGQAIAFRLAEAGAGVMVTDIDLDAANETAEQIKASGGKAQAIRADARSAADARKVFQATVKAYGSLDILVNNAGVYPLVPILEITQETWDRTLDTNLKGVFFYSQAAAQQMIKAGHGGKIIIISSIDAFHPHGEVAHYNASKGGVIMLTKALALELAPHQILVNSVAPGSIVTPGTIAVGAAYAARGKDPEELTAQMAGRLPLGRSGTPDDIAKVVLFLASASADYMTGSVILVDGGYLLS, encoded by the coding sequence ATGACAACGCAGACGATCGCACGGCTTTTCGATCTCACCGGGAAAGGCGCGGTGGTAACCGGTGGCGCCATGGGCATCGGGCAAGCCATTGCCTTCCGGCTGGCGGAGGCGGGGGCGGGGGTAATGGTCACCGACATCGACCTGGATGCTGCCAATGAGACCGCAGAGCAGATCAAGGCCAGTGGCGGCAAAGCGCAGGCCATCCGTGCTGATGCCCGCAGTGCTGCCGACGCCAGGAAGGTATTCCAGGCCACCGTAAAGGCTTACGGCAGCCTTGACATCCTGGTCAACAATGCCGGGGTCTATCCCTTAGTACCCATTCTGGAGATTACTCAAGAAACCTGGGACAGGACACTGGATACCAACCTCAAAGGAGTTTTCTTCTACTCGCAGGCGGCTGCTCAGCAGATGATCAAGGCTGGTCACGGGGGAAAGATCATCATTATATCCTCCATAGATGCTTTTCACCCCCATGGGGAGGTAGCCCACTACAATGCTTCCAAGGGTGGCGTGATCATGTTGACCAAGGCCCTGGCCCTGGAGCTCGCGCCGCATCAGATTCTGGTCAATTCTGTAGCGCCGGGCAGCATCGTCACGCCCGGAACCATTGCTGTCGGAGCGGCCTACGCAGCCAGGGGGAAAGACCCTGAGGAACTCACCGCTCAAATGGCCGGCCGCTTGCCCCTGGGCCGTTCAGGGACGCCAGACGACATTGCCAAGGTGGTGCTCTTTCTGGCCAGTGCGTCTGCGGACTACATGACCGGCAGCGTGATCCTGGTGGACGGGGGCTACTTGCTTTCCTAG